In Sphingomonas sp. Leaf357, a single genomic region encodes these proteins:
- a CDS encoding OsmC family protein: MTTRTGSARYDGLGKDGKGRVSTQSGVLNDSPYGFGTRFENEPGTNPEELIAAAHASCFTMALSFALAKAGYSDGTLETSAKITLDQKDGGFVITKSELDLKASVPGVDADQFADIAADAKANCPVSKVLNAEVSLTHTLNG; this comes from the coding sequence ATGACGACGCGCACGGGTTCCGCCCGCTACGATGGCCTGGGCAAAGACGGCAAGGGCCGTGTCTCGACCCAGTCGGGTGTGCTGAACGACAGCCCCTACGGCTTCGGCACCCGCTTCGAGAACGAGCCGGGCACCAACCCGGAGGAACTGATCGCGGCGGCGCACGCCAGCTGCTTCACGATGGCGCTGAGCTTCGCGCTGGCCAAGGCCGGCTATAGCGACGGCACGCTGGAGACGAGCGCCAAGATCACGCTCGACCAGAAGGATGGCGGGTTCGTCATCACCAAATCCGAACTCGACCTGAAGGCGAGCGTGCCGGGGGTCGACGCCGACCAATTCGCCGACATCGCCGCCGATGCCAAGGCCAATTGCCCGGTGTCGAAGGTGCTGAACGCGGAAGTCTCGCTGACACATACGCTGAACGGCTGA
- a CDS encoding glycine zipper 2TM domain-containing protein, which produces MRITLFAAAIAATILPAIPLAAPAAAQTVQGANREYRDEVRDAKRDYRRDVRRADSPRDVRNAREDYRDNVRDARQDRRGDIRNARQDNRDWRQYRNYDYNRFEGGQRTYYADRYYRDGRYYQPRRLGRNDRIYRGGNGQYYCRRSDGTTGLIVGGVAGGLLGNLLSNGRSSTLGTLLGAGAGAALGTSIDRGNVTCR; this is translated from the coding sequence ATGCGCATCACCCTGTTTGCCGCGGCCATCGCGGCGACGATCCTGCCCGCCATTCCGCTGGCCGCACCCGCCGCCGCGCAGACCGTGCAGGGCGCCAATCGCGAGTATCGCGACGAAGTCCGCGATGCGAAGCGCGATTACCGCCGCGACGTGCGCCGGGCGGATTCGCCGCGCGACGTGCGCAACGCACGCGAGGATTATCGCGACAACGTACGCGATGCGCGGCAGGACCGTCGCGGCGACATCCGCAATGCCCGCCAGGACAATCGCGATTGGCGACAGTATCGCAACTACGACTACAACCGCTTCGAAGGCGGGCAGCGCACCTATTATGCCGACCGCTATTATCGCGACGGCCGATATTACCAGCCGCGTCGTCTGGGCCGAAACGACCGCATCTATCGCGGCGGGAACGGGCAATATTATTGCCGCCGCAGCGACGGTACGACCGGCCTGATCGTAGGCGGTGTCGCCGGCGGACTGCTCGGCAACCTACTGTCGAACGGTCGTTCGAGCACGCTCGGCACGTTGCTCGGTGCTGGCGCGGGCGCGGCGTTGGGAACGTCGATCGATCGTGGCAACGTGACCTGCCGCTAA
- the crcB gene encoding fluoride efflux transporter CrcB yields the protein MYSLFLVMAGGAVGSGARYLTGRAMFALLGPDYPWGTLAVNLIGGFLMGALVGTLARAAGSGEQWRLLLAVGVLGGFTTFSAFSLDTVSMIERGDIGTAGVYVLASVIGSCAALFAGLTLTRIAA from the coding sequence ATGTATTCCCTCTTCCTTGTCATGGCCGGCGGCGCGGTCGGTTCGGGTGCGCGGTATTTGACCGGGCGCGCGATGTTTGCGCTGCTTGGCCCCGATTACCCCTGGGGCACGCTGGCGGTCAATCTGATCGGCGGGTTCCTGATGGGCGCATTGGTCGGCACGCTGGCGCGCGCCGCCGGGTCGGGCGAGCAATGGCGACTGCTTCTCGCGGTCGGGGTGCTTGGCGGCTTCACCACCTTCTCCGCCTTCTCGCTCGACACGGTATCGATGATCGAGCGCGGCGACATCGGCACCGCAGGCGTCTATGTACTGGCCTCGGTCATCGGATCGTGCGCCGCCTTGTTCGCCGGCCTTACCCTTACGAGAATTGCAGCATGA
- a CDS encoding RluA family pseudouridine synthase, producing MSDQDVRTFKVGADDDGIRLDRWFKRNLPDTSFTSVAMWARTGQLRVDGARATPGDRVTVGQLIRVPPAEAVREDAPKKKERVELSDEQNAYIREMVIHRDAQAIVINKPPGLATQGGTKTTEHVDGLLDGLEFDGESRPKLVHRLDKDTSGALLIARTTRAAAYFAKTFSSRTARKTYWALVVGVPSIEDGTIELPIAKQPGSGGEKMHVDEKEGSPARTRYRVIEMAGTTTAWLELIPYTGRTHQLRVHLAAIGHPIVGDGKYGGQAAFLTGNISRKMHLHSRRIRVDHPDGGEIDVQAELPPHFAESLKQLGFDEMLGNTMPLETPPPPSKAVKKQQAKQHAKTVRKERKGERRNRGSDAATTRPGAGAKKPGAKKPGPKPLGAKKPGPKKHAPRT from the coding sequence ATGAGCGACCAGGACGTCCGCACCTTCAAGGTCGGGGCCGATGACGACGGCATCCGGCTCGATCGCTGGTTCAAGCGCAACCTGCCCGACACCAGCTTCACCAGCGTGGCGATGTGGGCACGCACCGGGCAGCTGCGGGTCGATGGTGCGCGCGCCACTCCGGGCGACCGCGTGACCGTCGGCCAGTTGATCCGCGTGCCCCCGGCCGAGGCGGTGCGCGAGGATGCGCCGAAGAAGAAGGAGCGCGTCGAACTTTCCGACGAGCAGAATGCGTACATCCGCGAGATGGTGATCCACCGCGACGCGCAGGCGATCGTGATCAACAAGCCGCCCGGCCTCGCCACGCAAGGCGGGACCAAGACGACCGAGCATGTCGACGGGCTGCTCGACGGGCTGGAATTCGACGGCGAGAGCCGGCCGAAGCTGGTCCACCGTCTGGATAAGGATACGAGCGGCGCATTGCTGATCGCGCGCACCACGCGCGCGGCGGCGTACTTCGCCAAGACCTTCTCCTCGCGCACCGCGCGCAAGACCTATTGGGCGCTCGTCGTCGGCGTGCCGTCGATCGAGGACGGCACGATCGAACTGCCAATCGCCAAGCAGCCCGGCAGCGGCGGCGAGAAGATGCATGTCGACGAGAAGGAAGGATCGCCCGCGCGGACGCGATACCGCGTGATCGAGATGGCTGGCACGACCACCGCCTGGCTCGAACTGATCCCCTATACCGGGCGCACGCACCAGTTGCGCGTGCACCTGGCCGCGATCGGCCACCCGATCGTCGGCGACGGCAAATATGGCGGGCAGGCCGCGTTCCTGACCGGCAATATCAGCCGCAAGATGCACCTGCATTCGCGCCGCATTCGCGTCGATCACCCCGACGGCGGCGAGATCGACGTCCAGGCCGAACTGCCGCCGCATTTCGCCGAGAGTCTGAAACAGCTCGGGTTCGACGAGATGCTAGGCAATACGATGCCGCTCGAAACCCCGCCGCCGCCGAGCAAGGCGGTGAAGAAGCAGCAGGCCAAGCAGCACGCCAAGACCGTGCGCAAGGAGCGCAAGGGCGAGCGCCGCAACCGCGGCAGCGATGCGGCGACGACGCGTCCGGGGGCTGGCGCCAAGAAACCGGGGGCGAAAAAGCCCGGACCGAAGCCGCTCGGCGCGAAGAAGCCCGGGCCCAAGAAGCACGCGCCGAGGACGTGA
- a CDS encoding HAD-IA family hydrolase: MNKLALFDCDGTLVDSQANICAAVEEAFALHGVAIPERAAIRRIVGLSLVEAMRGLLPAAGDAQHRAMAEDYKLAFQRMRATGALADEPLFEGMIAALDAIEADGWVLGVATGKSDRGLAHVLDLHGIRQRFVTLQTADRHPSKPHPSMIALAMAEAGATPETTVMIGDTSYDMLMGRNAGTRALGVAWGYHPAAELIACGAHAVAERVADLPGLMRG, from the coding sequence GTGAACAAGCTGGCCCTGTTCGATTGCGACGGCACGTTGGTCGACAGCCAGGCGAACATCTGTGCCGCGGTCGAGGAGGCGTTCGCGCTGCACGGCGTGGCGATTCCGGAGCGCGCGGCGATCCGGCGCATCGTCGGCCTCAGCCTGGTCGAGGCGATGCGCGGGTTGCTGCCGGCGGCCGGCGACGCGCAGCACCGCGCGATGGCCGAGGATTACAAGCTGGCCTTCCAGCGCATGCGCGCGACCGGGGCGCTGGCGGACGAGCCGCTGTTCGAGGGCATGATCGCCGCGCTGGATGCGATCGAAGCGGATGGCTGGGTGCTGGGCGTGGCGACGGGCAAGTCGGATCGCGGCCTCGCGCATGTGCTCGACCTGCACGGCATCCGGCAGCGCTTCGTCACGCTGCAGACCGCCGATCGCCACCCGTCCAAGCCGCATCCGTCGATGATCGCACTGGCGATGGCCGAGGCCGGTGCCACGCCCGAGACCACGGTGATGATCGGCGACACGAGCTACGACATGCTGATGGGCCGCAACGCCGGCACGCGCGCGCTGGGCGTGGCATGGGGCTATCATCCGGCCGCGGAACTGATCGCCTGCGGTGCGCACGCCGTGGCGGAGCGTGTCGCCGATCTGCCGGGGCTGATGCGGGGATAG
- a CDS encoding ATP12 family chaperone protein has protein sequence MKRFWTDVSVDAAGVVALDGKPVRTPGRVPLALPFPALAEAVADEWRAVEGEIDPRAMPMTGLSNAAIDRIAPDVPAFAASLATFGESDLLCYRAPEPEALVERQAQLWDPLLAWARMRYDVHFEIVHGIMHTRQPQATTARLGEAMAARSAWELAGLSPIVTIGGSLIAALALVERAASADEVWRAVEADEDWQTEQWGRDEVSIAALESRRRDFFAGARFLDLLA, from the coding sequence ATGAAGCGATTCTGGACGGACGTGTCGGTCGATGCCGCGGGCGTCGTGGCGCTGGACGGCAAACCCGTGCGCACGCCCGGACGCGTGCCGCTGGCCCTGCCCTTCCCGGCCCTGGCCGAGGCGGTGGCGGACGAATGGCGCGCGGTCGAGGGCGAGATCGATCCGCGTGCGATGCCGATGACCGGCCTGTCCAACGCCGCGATCGACCGCATCGCGCCGGACGTCCCCGCCTTCGCCGCCAGCCTGGCGACGTTCGGGGAGAGCGACCTGCTATGCTATCGCGCGCCAGAACCGGAGGCTCTGGTAGAGCGCCAGGCGCAATTATGGGATCCGCTGCTCGCCTGGGCCAGGATGCGCTACGACGTGCATTTCGAGATCGTCCACGGCATCATGCACACGCGCCAGCCGCAGGCGACGACCGCGCGCCTGGGTGAGGCGATGGCGGCGCGATCGGCCTGGGAACTGGCGGGCCTGTCCCCGATCGTGACGATCGGCGGCTCGCTGATCGCGGCGCTCGCCCTGGTCGAGCGGGCGGCGAGCGCGGACGAGGTGTGGCGCGCGGTCGAGGCGGACGAGGATTGGCAGACCGAGCAATGGGGCCGCGACGAAGTGTCGATCGCCGCGCTCGAATCGCGGCGGCGCGATTTCTTCGCCGGGGCGCGCTTCCTCGACCTGCTGGCCTGA
- a CDS encoding class I SAM-dependent methyltransferase yields the protein MAGPHRSPYRSNGWAESAQAWIADMGDAGDFGRRFVLDPPMLARVRGRGFGTALDVGCGEGRFCRMLAKEGIATTGIDPVPALIEHARGRHPGGDYRVGRAEALDFPDASFDLVVSYLSLIDIPDVATAIAEMARVLRPGGTLLIANLNSFNTAGMPGGWETDFSGRVRYSIDHYLDERVDWASWRGIRIQNWHRPLSTYMGLLLERGLTLTHFAEPAPIGGDEKQVARYRRVPWFLIMEWRKGAG from the coding sequence GTGGCCGGTCCGCATCGCAGCCCGTACCGGTCGAACGGCTGGGCCGAATCGGCGCAGGCGTGGATCGCCGACATGGGCGATGCCGGGGATTTCGGGCGCCGCTTCGTGCTCGATCCGCCGATGCTGGCACGGGTACGCGGGCGGGGTTTCGGCACCGCGCTGGACGTCGGCTGCGGCGAGGGGCGGTTCTGCCGGATGCTGGCAAAGGAAGGGATCGCGACGACGGGGATCGATCCGGTCCCGGCGCTGATCGAGCATGCGCGCGGGCGGCATCCCGGCGGCGACTATCGCGTCGGCAGGGCGGAGGCGCTGGATTTCCCCGATGCGTCGTTCGATCTGGTCGTCAGCTACCTGTCGCTGATCGACATTCCCGATGTGGCAACGGCGATCGCGGAAATGGCGCGCGTGCTGCGGCCGGGAGGCACGCTGCTGATCGCCAATCTCAACAGCTTCAACACCGCAGGCATGCCGGGCGGATGGGAAACCGATTTCAGCGGGCGGGTGCGCTATTCGATCGACCATTATCTCGACGAACGGGTCGATTGGGCGAGCTGGCGCGGCATCCGCATCCAGAACTGGCACCGGCCGTTATCGACCTATATGGGGCTTCTGCTCGAGCGGGGCCTGACATTGACGCATTTCGCGGAACCGGCGCCGATCGGCGGGGACGAGAAGCAGGTCGCGCGGTATCGGCGCGTGCCGTGGTTCCTGATCATGGAGTGGCGGAAGGGCGCTGGATAA
- the gmk gene encoding guanylate kinase: MPDSAKPIDQEDPHGFKRRGVLFVLSSPSGAGKSTIARKLLAAEPELSMSVSYTTRPPRPGEVDGKDYHFVDLETFREMVANHEFLEWAHVFNHRYGTPKAQVWNVLEQGKDILFDIDWQGAQQLHQLAGGDVVRVFILPPSMPILRDRLEKRATDSMDVINARMDRAANEVSHWDGYDYVMVNDDVEECFGNVKTILAAERIKRSRQTGIIGFIRKLLR, translated from the coding sequence ATGCCGGATTCCGCAAAACCGATCGACCAGGAAGATCCCCACGGCTTCAAGCGCCGTGGCGTGCTCTTCGTGCTGTCTTCGCCCTCGGGCGCGGGCAAATCGACCATCGCACGCAAGCTGCTCGCGGCCGAACCCGAACTCAGCATGTCGGTGTCCTATACTACGCGCCCGCCGCGTCCGGGCGAGGTCGATGGCAAGGACTATCATTTCGTCGATCTCGAAACTTTTCGCGAGATGGTGGCGAACCACGAATTCCTCGAATGGGCGCACGTCTTCAACCATCGCTACGGCACGCCCAAGGCGCAGGTTTGGAACGTTCTGGAACAGGGCAAGGATATCCTGTTCGACATCGATTGGCAGGGCGCGCAGCAATTGCACCAGCTCGCTGGTGGCGACGTGGTCCGCGTGTTCATCCTGCCGCCCTCGATGCCGATCCTGCGCGACCGCCTGGAAAAGCGCGCGACCGATTCGATGGATGTGATCAACGCCCGGATGGATCGCGCCGCGAACGAGGTCAGCCATTGGGACGGCTATGATTACGTCATGGTCAACGACGACGTCGAGGAATGCTTCGGCAACGTGAAGACGATCCTCGCGGCGGAACGGATCAAGCGTTCGCGCCAGACCGGCATCATCGGTTTCATCCGCAAACTGCTGCGTTGA
- the fumC gene encoding class II fumarate hydratase yields the protein MSQETRIETDSFGPIDVPAQAYWAAQTQRSIENFPFGAHERMPIAIVHALALVKQAAARVNRRHGLDGNLADAIETAAAEVASGTLDDHFPLVIWQTGSGTQSNMNVNEVIAGRANEILTGKRGGKSPVHPNDHVNMSQSSNDSFPTALHVAAALAASRRLVPALETLEASLLAKVQAWGDIVKIGRTHLQDATPLTLGQEFSGYYAQIRLARTRLLPLIEHGLSRLAQGGTAVGTGLNAPDGFAEDFAAAVSDLAGFRFLTAPNKFEALASHDTLVDFSGRLNGLAVSLTKIANDIRLLGSGPRSGIGELHLPENEPGSSIMPGKVNPTQCEMLTMVAAQVIGNHTAVTVGGMQGHLELNVFKPLIGAAVLRSIDLLSVGMESFAERCVDGLEPDRARIADLVARSLMLVTALAPEIGYDNAAKIAKHAHAEGLTLKESGLALGLVDEATFDRLVRPEDMT from the coding sequence GTGTCCCAGGAAACCCGCATCGAAACCGACTCGTTCGGCCCGATAGACGTCCCCGCCCAGGCCTATTGGGCCGCGCAGACCCAGCGCTCGATCGAGAACTTCCCATTCGGCGCGCACGAACGCATGCCGATCGCCATCGTCCACGCGCTCGCGCTCGTGAAACAGGCCGCCGCCCGCGTGAACCGCCGCCACGGCCTCGACGGAAATCTCGCCGATGCGATCGAGACCGCCGCCGCCGAAGTCGCGTCGGGCACGCTCGACGATCATTTCCCGCTGGTCATCTGGCAGACCGGCAGCGGTACGCAGAGCAACATGAACGTCAACGAGGTGATCGCCGGTCGCGCCAACGAGATCCTCACCGGCAAGCGCGGCGGAAAATCGCCCGTCCACCCCAACGATCACGTCAATATGAGCCAGTCGTCCAACGACAGCTTCCCGACCGCGCTCCATGTCGCCGCCGCGCTCGCCGCCTCCCGCCGCCTCGTCCCCGCGCTGGAAACGCTGGAGGCCAGCCTGCTCGCCAAGGTGCAGGCGTGGGGCGATATCGTGAAGATCGGCCGCACGCACCTGCAGGACGCGACGCCGCTGACGCTGGGGCAGGAATTTTCCGGCTATTACGCGCAGATCCGCCTCGCCCGCACGCGCCTGCTGCCACTGATCGAACATGGCCTGAGCAGGCTCGCACAGGGCGGCACGGCGGTAGGCACCGGCCTCAACGCGCCGGACGGGTTCGCCGAGGATTTCGCCGCCGCCGTCTCCGATCTCGCCGGTTTCCGGTTCTTGACCGCGCCCAACAAGTTCGAGGCGCTGGCCAGCCACGACACTCTCGTCGATTTCTCCGGCCGGCTGAACGGCCTCGCCGTCTCGCTCACGAAAATCGCCAACGACATCCGCCTGCTCGGCAGCGGCCCGCGCTCCGGCATCGGCGAACTGCATCTGCCGGAGAACGAGCCTGGCAGTTCGATCATGCCGGGCAAGGTCAACCCCACGCAGTGCGAGATGCTGACGATGGTCGCCGCGCAGGTGATCGGCAATCACACCGCCGTCACCGTCGGCGGGATGCAGGGGCATCTCGAACTCAACGTGTTCAAACCGCTGATCGGCGCGGCGGTGCTCCGCTCGATCGATCTGCTGTCCGTCGGCATGGAGAGTTTCGCGGAACGCTGCGTCGACGGCCTCGAACCGGATCGCGCGCGCATCGCCGATCTCGTCGCGCGCTCGCTGATGCTGGTGACTGCGCTCGCGCCCGAAATCGGCTACGACAACGCCGCCAAGATCGCCAAGCACGCGCATGCCGAAGGGCTGACGTTGAAGGAATCCGGGCTGGCACTCGGGCTGGTCGATGAAGCGACGTTCGATCGGTTGGTCCGCCCGGAAGACATGACCTGA
- a CDS encoding SspB family protein — MSDGMPDSLIPYDEIVQEALRAVVGRVLGSVAENGGLPGDHHFYITFKTQAPGVDIPQRLIERFPDEMTIVMQNRYWDLVVDNERFSIGLSFNQVPSKLVIPYSSVTGFHDPSVNFELRFQAQEGPDGPDPHDEAENDGPTAVPVEDGSNVVAVDFKRKK, encoded by the coding sequence ATGAGCGATGGAATGCCCGACAGCCTGATTCCCTATGACGAGATCGTCCAGGAAGCGTTGCGCGCCGTGGTCGGCCGCGTGCTCGGATCGGTCGCGGAAAACGGCGGCCTGCCCGGCGACCATCATTTCTACATCACCTTCAAGACCCAGGCACCCGGCGTCGACATCCCGCAGCGCCTGATCGAGCGGTTTCCGGACGAGATGACCATCGTGATGCAGAATCGCTATTGGGATCTGGTCGTCGACAACGAGCGCTTCTCGATCGGCCTCAGCTTCAACCAGGTGCCCTCGAAGCTGGTGATTCCCTATTCGTCCGTCACCGGCTTCCACGATCCGAGCGTGAATTTCGAACTCCGCTTCCAGGCGCAGGAAGGCCCGGACGGCCCCGATCCGCACGACGAAGCCGAGAATGACGGCCCGACCGCGGTACCGGTCGAGGACGGATCGAACGTCGTGGCGGTGGATTTCAAAAGAAAGAAGTAA
- the hisB gene encoding imidazoleglycerol-phosphate dehydratase HisB — protein MRIASISRRTSETSIDVTVNLDGTGIYEVSTGIGFFDHMLEQLSRHGLIDLSVKTVGDLHIDQHHTVEDTGLAIGECVARALGEKRGIRRYADALSPMDETLTRVAIDISGRPYLVWKTEFSQKKLGEMDTEMFEHFFHSFAQTAGVTLHIETLYGQNNHHIAEAAFKGLARALRTAVEIDPRKADAIPSTKGVL, from the coding sequence ATGCGCATCGCCTCCATCAGCCGCCGCACCAGCGAGACCAGCATCGACGTGACCGTCAATCTGGACGGGACCGGGATCTACGAGGTTTCGACCGGGATCGGCTTCTTCGATCACATGCTCGAACAGCTTTCCCGCCACGGGTTGATCGACCTGAGCGTGAAGACGGTGGGCGACCTGCATATCGACCAGCACCACACGGTCGAGGATACCGGGCTGGCGATCGGCGAATGCGTGGCCAGGGCGCTGGGCGAGAAGCGCGGCATCCGCCGCTACGCCGACGCGCTGTCGCCGATGGACGAGACGCTGACCCGCGTCGCGATCGACATTTCCGGGCGGCCGTATCTGGTGTGGAAGACCGAATTCTCGCAGAAGAAACTGGGCGAGATGGACACCGAGATGTTCGAGCATTTCTTCCATTCGTTCGCACAGACCGCCGGCGTGACGCTGCACATCGAGACGCTGTACGGGCAGAACAACCACCATATCGCCGAGGCCGCGTTCAAGGGCCTCGCGCGGGCGCTGCGCACGGCGGTGGAGATCGATCCGCGCAAGGCCGACGCGATCCCCAGCACCAAAGGCGTGTTGTAG
- a CDS encoding YciI family protein produces MERPDAPLCAIVLTYVVPLDQIDARMKAHVAWLEQGYDAGLFLASGRRTPRIGGVILCRGAKAEAEALVATDPFVASGAATAEVIAFTASMAADGFSALLA; encoded by the coding sequence ATGGAGCGGCCCGACGCCCCCCTGTGCGCGATCGTGCTAACCTATGTCGTGCCGCTCGATCAGATCGATGCCCGCATGAAGGCGCATGTCGCGTGGCTGGAACAGGGCTATGATGCCGGGCTGTTCCTCGCTTCCGGGCGGCGGACCCCGCGCATCGGCGGGGTGATCCTGTGCCGCGGTGCCAAGGCCGAGGCCGAGGCTCTCGTCGCCACCGATCCGTTCGTGGCGAGCGGGGCCGCGACGGCTGAGGTGATCGCCTTCACCGCAAGCATGGCGGCGGACGGATTTTCCGCGCTGCTGGCATGA
- the hisH gene encoding imidazole glycerol phosphate synthase subunit HisH — translation MNIALIDYGAGNLHSVHNALRAAGASGIAITADADVVAKADRIVLPGVGAFGACAAALRVVPGMIEALESRVRGDGAPFLGICVGMQLMAETGEEHGVHAGLGWMKGTVALLDRKLAKVPHMGWNDVVPTSDNPLILQGEAYFLHSYAYRGEDVIATTDHDGEITAAIGRDTMIGVQFHPEKSQRYGLALLERFLAWRP, via the coding sequence ATGAATATCGCGCTGATCGATTACGGCGCGGGCAATCTCCATTCGGTCCACAACGCCCTGCGCGCGGCGGGGGCGAGCGGCATTGCCATCACCGCCGACGCGGATGTGGTGGCGAAGGCCGACCGGATCGTGCTGCCCGGCGTGGGCGCGTTCGGTGCCTGCGCCGCCGCATTGCGCGTGGTGCCGGGGATGATCGAGGCGCTGGAGTCGCGCGTGCGGGGGGACGGCGCGCCGTTCCTCGGCATCTGTGTCGGCATGCAATTAATGGCCGAGACGGGCGAGGAGCATGGCGTTCACGCCGGGCTCGGCTGGATGAAGGGTACGGTGGCGCTGCTGGATCGGAAGTTGGCGAAGGTGCCGCACATGGGGTGGAACGACGTTGTTCCAACATCCGATAACCCTCTGATACTGCAGGGAGAAGCGTATTTCCTGCACTCTTATGCGTATCGCGGAGAGGATGTCATAGCGACGACCGATCATGACGGCGAAATCACCGCCGCGATCGGGCGCGACACCATGATCGGCGTGCAGTTCCACCCCGAAAAGAGCCAGCGCTACGGCCTCGCGCTGCTGGAAAGGTTTCTCGCATGGCGTCCCTGA
- the hisA gene encoding 1-(5-phosphoribosyl)-5-[(5-phosphoribosylamino)methylideneamino]imidazole-4-carboxamide isomerase, translating into MASLIVFPAIDLKGGQVVRLAEGDMDRATVYGDDPAAQAMLFAGQGAEYLHVVDLDGAFAGKSVNGEAVASIVAQFPGHVQLGGGIRDRAGIERWFDLGVSRVVIGTAALEHPELVRAAAKDFPGGIVVAVDAKDGMVATRGWADVSSVEVIDMARRFEDAGVASLLFTDVGRDGMLKGCNVEATVDLARSVRIPVIASGGVKGIGEIHVLALHAHDGVEGVITGRALYDGRLDLAAALSVAAAA; encoded by the coding sequence ATGGCGTCCCTGATCGTGTTTCCCGCCATCGACCTGAAGGGCGGGCAGGTCGTGCGGCTGGCCGAGGGCGATATGGACCGCGCGACCGTCTATGGCGACGATCCGGCGGCGCAGGCGATGCTCTTCGCGGGCCAAGGCGCGGAGTATCTGCACGTCGTCGATCTCGACGGGGCGTTCGCGGGCAAATCGGTGAACGGCGAGGCGGTGGCGAGCATCGTCGCGCAGTTTCCGGGCCATGTGCAGCTGGGCGGCGGGATCCGCGACCGGGCGGGGATCGAGCGGTGGTTCGATCTCGGCGTGTCACGCGTGGTGATCGGCACGGCGGCGCTGGAGCATCCGGAGCTGGTGCGCGCGGCGGCGAAGGATTTCCCCGGCGGGATCGTCGTCGCGGTGGACGCAAAGGACGGCATGGTCGCGACGCGCGGCTGGGCCGATGTCTCGAGCGTCGAAGTGATCGACATGGCGCGGCGCTTCGAGGATGCGGGGGTCGCCAGCCTGTTGTTCACCGATGTCGGCCGGGACGGGATGCTCAAGGGGTGCAACGTCGAGGCGACGGTGGATCTGGCGCGCAGCGTGCGGATCCCGGTGATCGCGAGCGGCGGCGTGAAGGGGATCGGCGAGATCCACGTATTGGCGCTGCATGCCCATGACGGCGTCGAGGGCGTGATCACCGGGCGGGCATTGTATGACGGTCGGCTGGATCTGGCGGCGGCATTGAGCGTGGCGGCGGCGGCGTGA
- the hisF gene encoding imidazole glycerol phosphate synthase subunit HisF, with product MTVRARVIPCLDVANGRVVKGVNFVDLKDAGDPVEQARAYDAAGADELCFLDITASHEARGTILDVVRRTAEVCFMPVTVGGGVRSADDARALLLAGADKVAVNSAAVARPELVAEIADRFGSQCCVASVDARRTAGGWEVFTHGGRRATGIDAVEHALNLVRLGAGELLVTSMDRDGTRGGYDLDLIRTIADRVAVPVVASGGVGGLGDLVAGVIDGHASAVLAASIFHFGEASIADAHAALAAAGVPVRRPVSQ from the coding sequence TTGACCGTCCGGGCCCGCGTCATCCCCTGTCTCGACGTGGCGAACGGGCGCGTCGTGAAGGGCGTGAACTTCGTCGATCTGAAGGACGCCGGCGATCCCGTCGAGCAGGCGCGCGCCTATGACGCGGCGGGGGCGGACGAATTGTGCTTCCTCGACATCACCGCCAGCCACGAGGCGCGCGGCACGATCCTGGACGTCGTGCGTCGGACGGCGGAGGTGTGCTTCATGCCGGTGACGGTCGGCGGCGGGGTGCGCAGCGCGGACGATGCGCGCGCGCTGCTGCTGGCCGGCGCGGACAAGGTGGCGGTGAATTCCGCCGCGGTCGCTCGGCCGGAACTGGTGGCTGAGATCGCCGATCGCTTCGGCAGCCAGTGCTGCGTCGCCTCGGTCGATGCGCGACGCACCGCCGGCGGCTGGGAAGTGTTCACGCATGGCGGGCGGCGCGCGACGGGGATCGATGCGGTCGAGCACGCGCTGAACCTCGTACGGCTGGGGGCGGGCGAATTGCTGGTAACGTCGATGGACCGGGACGGGACGCGCGGCGGATACGACCTCGACCTGATCCGCACGATCGCCGACCGGGTCGCGGTGCCGGTGGTCGCGTCGGGCGGGGTCGGGGGCTTGGGCGATCTGGTCGCCGGCGTGATCGACGGGCACGCCAGCGCGGTGCTGGCGGCGAGCATCTTCCATTTCGGCGAAGCGAGCATCGCCGATGCGCATGCCGCGCTGGCGGCGGCCGGGGTGCCGGTGCGCCGGCCGGTTTCGCAATAA